The Phycisphaerales bacterium genome has a segment encoding these proteins:
- a CDS encoding NAD(P)/FAD-dependent oxidoreductase, with product MVVGEFAQEAELVIIGAGPAGYEAAFHAAASGQKVTLVDPRENLGGRCLHEACIPSKLIATRLRMVRDGVINEQEISVPAIPQTQLLEMLDQTVASLGTALNKQASSLNITVVQGTATFQDGRSLGVNSDPPQRFKFRRAIIATGTTPGEHPALDHNVDEVQTPAASWTANVKDQRVLIVGQEMVALEVGSILAELGGLVTIADLSPDKHDIDRDLQRPAQRRLRALGASFMPHAKLLRSNAGEGKITVQLNENSTEKTETFDLVVDCTTPRPSSSSLGLDTAGISTDADGFITVDSQQRTSNPRIFAAGDVTGTPLLASKAAHQGRIAVDAMAEQPVAFDPAAIPWTIYTNPPMAGCGMSESDADDAGIPNASTKKIWGASGLAAAQGRTDGVTKLVYDTDSGLLLGGFISGVGAAEMIQQVALALELGATMEDLASTIHAHPTRSELIASCAQDAVGAINSQTSQ from the coding sequence ATGGTTGTTGGTGAGTTCGCCCAAGAAGCTGAACTAGTCATCATTGGCGCTGGCCCAGCTGGATACGAAGCTGCGTTCCATGCAGCGGCTTCCGGCCAAAAGGTGACACTGGTTGACCCACGAGAGAATCTGGGAGGTCGGTGCCTCCATGAAGCGTGCATTCCATCCAAACTCATCGCAACACGACTACGAATGGTTCGAGATGGCGTCATCAACGAGCAAGAAATAAGCGTTCCAGCAATACCTCAGACGCAACTTCTTGAAATGCTAGACCAAACTGTTGCGTCACTGGGCACCGCGCTTAATAAACAAGCGAGTTCTCTCAACATCACCGTTGTGCAAGGCACTGCAACATTCCAGGATGGAAGAAGCCTCGGTGTCAACAGCGATCCCCCGCAGCGTTTTAAGTTCCGCCGAGCGATTATCGCAACCGGCACTACACCTGGAGAACATCCCGCCTTAGATCACAACGTCGATGAAGTACAAACACCAGCAGCTTCATGGACAGCGAACGTAAAGGATCAAAGAGTTCTTATTGTCGGCCAAGAAATGGTTGCCCTGGAAGTTGGCAGCATTCTGGCTGAACTAGGCGGCTTGGTCACAATCGCTGATTTATCGCCTGACAAACATGACATTGATCGTGATCTACAGCGACCAGCCCAACGCAGACTTCGCGCACTTGGCGCAAGCTTTATGCCTCATGCAAAGCTGCTGCGATCCAACGCAGGCGAGGGGAAGATAACCGTACAACTCAATGAAAATAGTACTGAGAAGACAGAAACTTTTGATCTCGTTGTGGATTGCACAACCCCACGACCCAGCAGCAGCAGCTTAGGTCTGGATACGGCAGGTATCTCAACAGATGCTGATGGCTTTATCACCGTCGATTCTCAGCAGCGCACCTCGAACCCTCGTATCTTTGCTGCCGGTGACGTGACTGGTACGCCTCTGCTTGCATCAAAAGCTGCCCACCAAGGACGGATTGCTGTCGATGCGATGGCCGAACAGCCTGTTGCCTTTGATCCAGCAGCCATCCCATGGACAATCTATACCAACCCTCCAATGGCAGGATGTGGAATGTCTGAATCAGATGCAGATGATGCTGGCATTCCCAACGCGAGCACCAAAAAAATCTGGGGCGCTAGTGGCTTAGCTGCTGCGCAAGGACGGACAGATGGTGTGACCAAACTTGTTTACGACACTGACTCTGGATTGTTATTAGGTGGATTTATAAGCGGCGTTGGTGCTGCCGAAATGATTCAACAAGTTGCACTGGCTCTAGAGCTAGGCGCTACCATGGAAGATCTTGCTTCGACCATACATGCACATCCAACCCGAAGTGAGCTGATTGCAAGTTGCGCTCAAGATGCTGTCGGTGCGATCAATAGCCAAACGTCACAATAA
- a CDS encoding dihydrolipoamide acetyltransferase family protein, with translation MTRDFILPDLGEGVHEGQIMSIMVAEGQSVREDEPLIEVETDKARVEIPSPYTGTVARVHVSEQQLVHVGDVMFSFSDGSEATDVAPQSTTAPAPAAPIKTPITPSPQTSQQRRIVAAPSVRRMARQRGIDLTNVQGSGPGGRIHLCDLDSNDVVPPAAAEISSPVRVSPLPVPPSSVAGSPSPPPQVINAANLPTSPALSLSEIPGGRPDQDQYGMVIRQPLSQARHTIARIMSQSWATIPHVTDTDDADVTDLESLRKAHKNTSHPERKITMLCFLVRAVTRALERFPIFNASVDENTSEIVYRQYINVAIGVETERGLVAPVIHNTNQLSILHIADALDVISANARSASFAVNDTRGGTYTISNAGAIGGSRYSTPIITPPQVAVLAAGRMRLMPWVVDGEIKPRLIMPLSHSIDHRIIDGGKEIPFLQFVIAQLQNPLEFVLSS, from the coding sequence ATGACCCGCGACTTTATACTACCTGACCTTGGTGAGGGTGTTCATGAAGGACAGATTATGTCCATCATGGTTGCTGAAGGTCAGTCGGTGCGCGAAGATGAACCACTCATAGAGGTAGAAACAGACAAGGCGCGGGTTGAGATACCGTCGCCTTATACCGGAACCGTGGCGCGTGTTCATGTGAGTGAACAACAGCTCGTACATGTCGGCGATGTCATGTTTTCCTTTTCAGATGGCTCTGAGGCAACAGATGTCGCTCCACAAAGCACGACCGCGCCAGCACCGGCAGCGCCAATCAAAACGCCAATAACACCATCACCGCAAACGTCGCAACAACGCCGTATCGTAGCCGCACCCTCCGTGCGCCGAATGGCACGTCAAAGAGGCATCGATCTCACGAACGTACAAGGATCTGGCCCTGGCGGACGCATTCACCTCTGCGATCTTGACTCCAATGACGTGGTGCCGCCTGCTGCAGCTGAGATATCCTCGCCAGTACGTGTATCGCCACTACCTGTGCCACCTTCTTCAGTGGCTGGATCGCCATCACCACCTCCACAAGTGATCAATGCCGCAAATCTCCCGACATCGCCAGCACTCTCACTGTCAGAAATTCCCGGTGGTCGCCCGGATCAAGATCAATATGGAATGGTCATCCGTCAGCCTTTAAGTCAGGCCAGACACACCATTGCCCGAATTATGAGTCAGTCGTGGGCAACGATTCCACATGTCACGGACACCGATGACGCTGATGTGACTGATCTAGAATCGCTACGAAAGGCTCACAAAAATACAAGCCATCCAGAGCGAAAGATCACCATGCTCTGCTTCTTAGTGCGGGCAGTCACTCGAGCACTTGAACGCTTCCCTATCTTTAATGCCAGTGTCGATGAGAACACAAGTGAAATTGTTTATCGGCAGTACATTAATGTTGCCATTGGTGTTGAAACCGAGCGAGGCCTTGTGGCACCAGTGATTCACAATACGAATCAACTATCAATTCTGCACATTGCCGATGCCTTAGATGTCATTTCGGCAAACGCGAGAAGTGCTTCCTTTGCTGTCAATGATACGCGAGGAGGCACCTACACGATCTCTAATGCGGGTGCTATTGGTGGCAGTCGTTACTCAACACCAATCATTACTCCACCACAGGTTGCAGTGCTTGCTGCCGGGCGAATGCGACTAATGCCATGGGTTGTTGATGGTGAGATTAAACCACGACTGATTATGCCTTTGAGTCACTCTATTGATCACAGAATTATTGACGGGGGGAAAGAAATTCCCTTCCTTCAATTTGTCATAGCACAATTGCAGAACCCTCTTGAATTTGTTCTCTCTTCATAA
- a CDS encoding alpha-ketoacid dehydrogenase subunit beta translates to MSAMTQRTMVESLNLALDEALSSDPDVCLMGQDIGVNGGVFRVTKGLQLKYGQQRVMDSPLAECGIIGTAVGMAIYGLKPVAEIQFSGFTMQAFDQIEQNMARYRNRTRHGQPLGMVMRTPYGGGIRAVEHHSESREAYWAHTPGLKVVIPSGPRNARALLAAAIQDPDPVIFYEPKAVYRAFREDVPDQPEVAQIGKAQIIREGCDLTLIGYGAMMRPVLEAADDLSSLHGINVEVIDLLTIKPMDTETIIESVTKTGRCVVVHEGHKTCGIGAEIIARINEYAFGHLLAPIGRISGYDIPFPYFQCEQHFLPDPDTIIEKVQESMTWQ, encoded by the coding sequence ATGAGCGCGATGACCCAACGAACAATGGTCGAATCGCTCAATCTTGCGCTCGACGAAGCTCTTTCAAGTGATCCAGATGTCTGTCTGATGGGCCAGGACATTGGCGTCAATGGTGGCGTCTTCCGTGTGACGAAGGGTCTCCAGTTGAAGTATGGCCAGCAACGCGTGATGGATTCTCCACTCGCTGAATGCGGCATTATTGGCACTGCGGTTGGCATGGCAATCTATGGTCTAAAACCAGTGGCAGAGATTCAGTTTTCTGGATTCACGATGCAGGCGTTTGATCAAATCGAACAGAACATGGCTCGCTACAGAAATCGGACCCGTCATGGCCAGCCACTCGGAATGGTAATGCGCACGCCTTATGGTGGTGGCATTCGAGCCGTTGAGCACCACTCGGAATCACGCGAAGCGTATTGGGCTCACACCCCAGGGCTCAAAGTCGTTATTCCCTCTGGACCACGCAATGCCCGAGCCTTATTAGCCGCTGCAATTCAGGATCCTGATCCAGTTATTTTCTATGAACCCAAAGCCGTCTACCGCGCCTTCCGTGAAGATGTCCCGGATCAGCCAGAGGTAGCGCAGATCGGCAAGGCCCAGATCATTCGCGAAGGCTGCGATCTCACACTCATCGGATACGGCGCCATGATGCGCCCAGTACTTGAAGCTGCTGATGATCTTTCCAGCTTGCACGGCATCAATGTAGAAGTGATTGATCTACTGACCATCAAGCCTATGGATACCGAGACCATCATCGAATCCGTGACGAAGACTGGTCGTTGCGTGGTTGTGCATGAGGGCCATAAGACCTGTGGAATCGGAGCTGAGATTATTGCTCGAATCAACGAGTATGCCTTCGGTCACCTACTTGCGCCAATTGGACGCATCTCTGGCTACGATATCCCATTCCCTTATTTTCAATGTGAGCAACATTTCTTACCTGATCCTGACACCATTATTGAGAAGGTTCAGGAGTCAATGACCTGGCAATAG
- the pdhA gene encoding pyruvate dehydrogenase (acetyl-transferring) E1 component subunit alpha, which translates to MNSQTPNIQAADPVVIETVIPPAQMGNQRSCQPTIGTTMDTKSVQLDDINVLQILNEEGVADMTKAPKLSSDQLRRLYVGMVLTRKFDARMLAMQRQGEMGTFAPNLGQEATQIGQVFPLTADDWFAPSYRSFGAQIWRGWSMEQLLLLWAGYHEGFPPPDGVNDLPFSIVIGSHVLPAVGVAMGMAHKKQPNCVTVNFGDGAISQGAVNEAFNFAAVYKAPCVFICENNGWAISTPIQRQAATESLAVRGVGFGIPSIRVDGNDILAMVAATTTATQRARAGQGPSLIEAVTYRMSLHTTADDPKVYREDKHVDPWHQRCPLLRFERFLNRESILTEDECKRIHEECEQRVLDARARFREVAKARPEEIFDFVYHTMPPELIEQKKDYLSRLARKGLNL; encoded by the coding sequence ATGAACAGTCAGACACCGAATATCCAGGCTGCCGATCCGGTGGTGATTGAGACAGTCATCCCACCTGCCCAAATGGGTAATCAGAGATCTTGCCAGCCCACTATTGGGACCACGATGGACACAAAATCAGTCCAACTAGATGACATCAATGTGCTACAGATCCTCAACGAGGAGGGTGTAGCCGATATGACCAAAGCACCGAAGCTGAGCAGTGATCAACTCCGGCGACTTTATGTCGGCATGGTCTTGACTCGTAAGTTTGATGCGCGCATGCTCGCAATGCAACGCCAGGGCGAGATGGGTACATTTGCGCCTAATCTTGGCCAAGAAGCAACACAGATTGGTCAAGTCTTCCCACTTACAGCCGATGACTGGTTTGCTCCATCCTACCGATCCTTCGGCGCCCAAATCTGGCGCGGTTGGTCCATGGAACAATTGTTATTGCTCTGGGCCGGATATCATGAAGGCTTCCCGCCGCCAGACGGTGTTAATGATCTTCCATTCTCAATCGTGATTGGGTCTCACGTCCTACCCGCCGTGGGCGTTGCCATGGGCATGGCCCATAAAAAACAACCCAATTGCGTCACCGTCAATTTTGGGGATGGAGCAATTTCGCAGGGGGCTGTTAATGAAGCCTTTAACTTTGCCGCCGTATACAAAGCACCCTGTGTTTTCATTTGTGAAAACAATGGCTGGGCAATCTCAACCCCAATTCAGCGACAAGCTGCCACAGAATCACTCGCGGTGCGTGGGGTTGGCTTTGGCATCCCGAGTATTCGCGTAGATGGCAACGACATCCTTGCCATGGTTGCAGCGACAACAACCGCAACCCAACGAGCAAGAGCCGGCCAGGGGCCATCTCTGATTGAAGCGGTCACCTACCGTATGAGCCTACACACCACTGCTGATGACCCCAAGGTGTATCGAGAAGATAAACACGTCGATCCATGGCATCAGCGCTGCCCCCTGCTTCGCTTTGAACGATTTCTAAACCGTGAATCCATTCTTACTGAGGATGAATGCAAACGTATTCATGAAGAATGCGAACAACGCGTACTCGACGCCCGGGCGCGATTCCGTGAAGTCGCTAAGGCACGCCCTGAAGAGATCTTTGACTTTGTCTATCACACCATGCCGCCTGAGCTGATTGAGCAGAAGAAAGACTATCTCTCACGGCTCGCCCGAAAGGGATTGAACTTATGA
- the paaJ gene encoding phenylacetate-CoA oxygenase subunit PaaJ — protein sequence MVTPTDILGSIHAALSEILDPELPCSIVDLGLVETVELDDDCSATITLLPTFSGCPALDMITKDVTTRIADIPEVKSCQVQWVFEPAWTTDRISKAGRVSLKDHGVTVPEHGPPQKDRVPLTTSVIKCPFCQSNKTSLDSPFGPTRCRMIYYCQACQNSFEHMKRIDL from the coding sequence ATGGTGACTCCAACAGACATCCTGGGCTCAATCCACGCTGCACTTTCTGAGATCCTTGATCCTGAATTGCCTTGTAGTATTGTTGATCTCGGATTGGTTGAAACTGTAGAGTTAGACGATGACTGCAGCGCAACAATTACATTACTACCAACATTTTCGGGTTGTCCAGCGTTGGATATGATCACGAAAGATGTCACCACGCGCATCGCTGACATCCCTGAAGTTAAATCGTGTCAAGTGCAATGGGTGTTCGAGCCGGCCTGGACAACTGATCGAATCTCCAAAGCGGGGCGGGTTTCACTCAAAGATCACGGCGTGACCGTTCCAGAGCACGGTCCACCTCAAAAAGACCGTGTACCGTTGACGACATCTGTGATTAAATGCCCCTTCTGCCAGTCAAACAAGACCAGCCTCGATAGCCCCTTTGGCCCAACTCGGTGCCGAATGATCTACTACTGTCAAGCCTGCCAGAATTCCTTCGAACATATGAAGCGCATTGACCTCTAG
- the paaC gene encoding phenylacetate-CoA oxygenase subunit PaaC yields MTNPMDMMHNDLEALLVLELADDKLLLGHIQSDWTGLGPILEEDIASSSMAQDDLSHALVLYEYLGARFNLDPDVIAYEREPAGYRCCDLVTVPDEFDWATAFVRRWFFAHYAAPALDRLGQFENGDLVERTRRLRAEETLHIVYLNDWMQRLGSGPLESRDRIQTALDLLTPHAGMLFEQREMNSDINTSIGDGREELFNEWSAAINTVLSSTELTATIKLPENETRGGRNGRHADHFLAQWTEMNEVRSTDPGAAW; encoded by the coding sequence GTGACGAATCCGATGGACATGATGCACAATGACCTCGAGGCCCTACTCGTGCTAGAGCTGGCCGATGATAAGTTATTGCTAGGACACATACAGAGTGACTGGACCGGCTTGGGCCCGATACTTGAAGAAGATATTGCGTCGTCATCGATGGCGCAAGATGACCTCAGCCACGCTTTAGTGCTTTATGAGTATCTTGGCGCCCGTTTCAACCTCGATCCTGATGTCATTGCCTACGAAAGAGAGCCTGCCGGATACCGCTGTTGTGATCTTGTCACTGTGCCAGATGAATTTGATTGGGCCACCGCCTTTGTGAGACGTTGGTTTTTTGCACACTATGCAGCGCCAGCACTTGATCGACTCGGCCAGTTTGAGAATGGCGATCTTGTCGAGCGAACGCGGCGACTAAGAGCGGAAGAGACGCTCCACATTGTGTATCTCAACGACTGGATGCAACGACTCGGATCGGGTCCTTTAGAGTCAAGGGATCGAATACAAACAGCATTGGATCTGTTAACGCCCCATGCCGGGATGCTCTTTGAACAACGAGAAATGAATTCAGACATCAATACTTCAATTGGTGATGGACGCGAAGAACTGTTCAATGAATGGTCTGCTGCTATTAACACCGTGCTAAGTTCTACAGAGCTTACCGCAACTATCAAGTTGCCCGAAAACGAAACACGCGGCGGCCGAAATGGAAGACACGCTGACCACTTCCTTGCACAGTGGACGGAAATGAATGAAGTCCGCAGTACAGATCCTGGCGCCGCATGGTGA
- the paaA gene encoding 1,2-phenylacetyl-CoA epoxidase subunit A, giving the protein MSIDPSQEDQAKLAEFEKKIADGLLIEPGDWMPEAYRFGMLRMAEHHANSEIIGALPEGEWITRAPSLRRKLALTAKVQDEVGHGQMLYRVSQDLGKPRDEMLRDLCTGKTKYHNCFNYPAPTWADIAMIQWLIDGAAIMNQKTLADGAFGPYIRTMHRINMEEAFHFKSGEDMVLTLMSGTKSQKAMTQQAFDRWWGPSIMFFGPHDKPGCEHMPPMKWRMKTETNDSLRQRFVDRFAPAAMDLGLVIHICEKDAQGMVTSKRIDEKCVQDEATGHWGITDPDWDEFFRVIRGNGPCNAKRLALRRFSYEQGAWVRRAIAAGSTSLPPAA; this is encoded by the coding sequence ATGAGCATTGACCCCTCTCAGGAGGACCAAGCCAAGCTCGCTGAGTTTGAGAAGAAAATTGCCGACGGGCTGCTTATTGAACCAGGTGACTGGATGCCTGAGGCGTACCGATTCGGCATGCTTCGAATGGCCGAGCATCATGCCAATAGCGAGATCATTGGCGCTCTTCCAGAAGGTGAGTGGATCACACGTGCTCCAAGTCTACGACGCAAGCTTGCCTTAACTGCGAAGGTTCAAGATGAAGTGGGTCATGGACAAATGCTCTATCGCGTTTCCCAAGACCTGGGTAAACCACGAGATGAAATGCTGCGTGATTTGTGTACCGGCAAGACAAAATATCACAATTGTTTTAACTACCCTGCTCCTACTTGGGCAGATATTGCCATGATTCAGTGGCTTATCGATGGCGCTGCCATTATGAACCAGAAGACTCTGGCAGATGGTGCCTTCGGTCCTTACATACGTACGATGCACCGGATCAATATGGAGGAAGCTTTCCACTTCAAAAGTGGCGAAGACATGGTGCTCACATTAATGAGTGGCACGAAATCACAGAAAGCCATGACACAACAAGCATTTGATCGCTGGTGGGGTCCTTCGATTATGTTTTTTGGCCCCCACGATAAGCCTGGATGTGAACATATGCCGCCAATGAAATGGCGAATGAAAACCGAAACAAATGACTCACTTCGCCAGCGCTTTGTTGATCGATTCGCGCCCGCTGCCATGGACCTCGGTCTCGTCATACACATATGTGAGAAAGACGCCCAAGGCATGGTGACCTCAAAGCGCATCGATGAAAAGTGTGTTCAAGACGAAGCAACAGGACACTGGGGTATTACAGATCCTGACTGGGATGAATTCTTCCGTGTCATTAGAGGCAACGGGCCGTGTAACGCGAAGAGGCTTGCACTGCGTCGATTCTCATATGAACAGGGTGCATGGGTCCGCCGCGCTATTGCTGCAGGCTCTACATCGTTGCCCCCCGCGGCCTGA
- a CDS encoding acetyl-CoA C-acyltransferase gives MPKAAILSAVRTPIGRYGGALSSIRPDDMAALVIKAAVDRAGIDPAKIDDIYFGAANQAGEDNRNVARMAGLLAGLPVSVPGCTVNRLCASGLEAVNLGARTIEAGMADIVVVGGVESMSRAPFVLSKSEHAFTRQQTLQDTTIGWRFTNPQLHELWGSDSMGQTAEHVARKYGIDREAQDRFALWSQQKWAAADELGLFDEEIISVEIPQRKGDAIVVSRDEHPRPDTTLEKLAKLRPVFSSDDKGTVTAGNSSGINDGAAALVLASTDVAKSLGLESLAVVGAAAAAGVEPKYMGIGPVAATKKCLKRAGRSFSDIDIVELNEAFAAQSVACIRELGIEEANINPKGGGIAIGHPLGCTGARLVTTLVHELRRSGGTCGLATLCIGVGQGLATLIERT, from the coding sequence ATGCCAAAGGCTGCAATTCTCTCAGCAGTACGTACACCGATTGGAAGATATGGCGGTGCACTCAGTTCTATTCGTCCCGATGACATGGCCGCACTGGTCATTAAAGCTGCCGTTGACCGTGCAGGTATCGATCCTGCAAAGATTGACGACATTTACTTCGGCGCAGCAAACCAAGCCGGAGAAGACAATCGAAATGTCGCTCGCATGGCTGGGTTACTCGCTGGACTTCCTGTTTCTGTACCCGGATGCACTGTTAATCGACTCTGCGCTTCGGGACTGGAGGCGGTGAACCTTGGCGCGCGGACCATTGAAGCGGGTATGGCAGATATTGTTGTGGTCGGTGGTGTTGAAAGTATGAGCCGTGCTCCGTTTGTGCTCAGTAAATCAGAGCACGCGTTCACTCGTCAACAGACACTCCAAGACACCACGATAGGCTGGCGTTTTACAAATCCACAACTGCATGAGTTGTGGGGTTCAGACAGTATGGGACAAACTGCGGAGCATGTGGCTCGAAAATACGGCATCGACCGTGAAGCCCAAGATCGCTTCGCTCTATGGAGCCAACAAAAGTGGGCGGCTGCCGATGAACTTGGGCTCTTTGACGAAGAAATCATTTCTGTTGAGATTCCACAACGCAAAGGTGATGCCATAGTGGTCAGTCGCGATGAGCATCCACGGCCTGACACAACACTTGAAAAACTTGCCAAGCTTCGCCCTGTATTTTCCAGTGACGACAAAGGAACCGTCACTGCCGGGAATAGCTCAGGCATTAATGACGGCGCTGCAGCATTAGTCTTAGCAAGTACCGACGTCGCAAAGTCACTGGGCCTTGAATCTCTGGCCGTTGTGGGCGCTGCTGCTGCTGCCGGCGTGGAACCAAAATACATGGGCATTGGCCCGGTCGCTGCGACAAAAAAATGCCTAAAACGTGCTGGCCGATCATTTTCTGATATCGATATCGTCGAGCTCAATGAAGCCTTTGCTGCCCAGTCAGTCGCCTGCATTCGGGAATTAGGTATCGAAGAAGCCAATATCAATCCCAAAGGTGGCGGCATTGCCATCGGCCATCCCCTGGGTTGTACTGGAGCTCGATTGGTGACCACATTGGTACACGAACTCCGTCGCAGCGGCGGAACCTGTGGGTTGGCTACACTATGTATAGGTGTTGGCCAGGGGTTGGCGACACTTATTGAGCGCACCTAG
- a CDS encoding 3-hydroxyacyl-CoA dehydrogenase NAD-binding domain-containing protein: MCAATTPAASTTCGTVGILGAGTMGTGIAQVATLAGWHVRLIDRELDLSTAGKSLVAKRLERLVEKGRINQVACDDGMARLNASAEVKDLGNCDLVIEAIVEDLSVKADTLGPIAELLAPDAVIATNTSSLSVSEIADAIKGPERVVGMHFFNPAALMPLVEIIRGQKTTAAVADQAAAIANSWGKTVVRASDTPGFIVNRVARPYYLEAWRIYEDGYAGIDTIDHVMRDICDFKMGPFELTDLIGQDVNTATTRSVWERLECPARLAPSEAQEGLVAKGNLGRKTKLGCYDYTVNPPTTAIERTGIQLEMTDRLQAAVSTFSPIEPQQHCYIAARIVAAIINEAAWAASQDVATTDDIDTALRLGTNYPKGPFEWAAEVGADRIIDLLETLNAQTQDGRFQAPANLASMINTHSGGIQ, encoded by the coding sequence ATGTGCGCAGCAACAACGCCAGCTGCATCAACAACCTGTGGAACAGTGGGCATCCTTGGTGCTGGCACAATGGGAACAGGTATCGCACAAGTTGCCACACTTGCTGGCTGGCATGTCCGTCTTATTGACCGGGAACTTGATCTTTCCACTGCCGGAAAATCCCTTGTTGCCAAACGACTTGAGCGACTGGTAGAGAAAGGCCGCATCAATCAGGTTGCTTGTGATGATGGAATGGCACGACTTAATGCCTCCGCTGAGGTGAAGGATCTAGGCAATTGTGATTTAGTCATCGAAGCCATTGTTGAAGATCTCAGTGTTAAAGCTGACACGCTTGGCCCAATTGCTGAATTACTAGCACCAGATGCAGTTATTGCAACCAATACATCATCACTCTCCGTCTCGGAGATCGCCGATGCCATTAAAGGTCCAGAACGGGTGGTTGGAATGCATTTTTTCAATCCTGCCGCATTAATGCCGCTGGTTGAAATTATTCGTGGACAAAAAACCACTGCCGCTGTGGCTGACCAAGCCGCGGCCATTGCCAACAGCTGGGGAAAAACCGTTGTTCGTGCCAGTGATACACCAGGGTTTATCGTCAACCGAGTCGCACGCCCCTATTATTTGGAAGCATGGCGGATTTATGAAGATGGTTATGCGGGTATAGACACAATTGATCATGTGATGCGCGACATTTGCGACTTCAAAATGGGCCCCTTTGAATTAACTGATCTCATTGGACAGGATGTTAATACTGCAACGACAAGATCTGTCTGGGAGCGCCTTGAATGCCCTGCACGACTTGCGCCAAGCGAGGCTCAAGAAGGACTTGTCGCCAAAGGCAATCTTGGACGCAAAACGAAGCTGGGGTGCTATGACTACACAGTCAACCCCCCAACAACTGCCATCGAACGAACGGGCATACAATTAGAGATGACCGATCGACTACAAGCCGCAGTATCTACTTTTAGTCCGATAGAGCCACAACAACATTGCTACATCGCTGCTCGTATTGTGGCGGCTATCATTAACGAAGCTGCATGGGCGGCAAGTCAGGACGTTGCGACCACTGATGATATTGACACCGCACTTCGACTGGGAACAAACTATCCCAAGGGCCCATTTGAGTGGGCTGCTGAAGTTGGCGCGGACCGTATCATTGATCTCCTTGAGACGCTCAATGCGCAGACTCAAGACGGTCGTTTTCAAGCACCAGCGAACCTGGCCTCAATGATCAACACTCACTCGGGAGGTATTCAATAA
- a CDS encoding enoyl-CoA hydratase-related protein: MTATATEYKTIMVTHQDGVATLTLNRPDSLNAISDELTTELIDALKTLERDKSVQVIILTGDGRAFSSGQDLSELKEKYVPGHIPELGDDLRRRYNPIVMRIRTMKKLVIAAVNGVAAGAGCSLALACDLRIASEKASFIEVFVNVGLIPDSASTFILPRLIGLGRAMELCCTGRKVTAEEAMAIGLINKLVPSDALATEAQTMAARLAAMPSQAIALTKRLLNEALDNDLPTQLEAEAFAQETAGKTSDHFEGVTAFLEKRTPKFNGS, encoded by the coding sequence ATGACGGCGACTGCAACTGAATACAAAACGATTATGGTCACCCACCAAGACGGGGTAGCAACCCTTACTCTTAATAGACCTGATTCTCTTAACGCAATTAGCGATGAACTTACAACTGAGCTCATTGATGCGCTCAAGACACTTGAACGTGACAAAAGTGTTCAGGTCATCATTCTGACTGGCGATGGTCGTGCCTTTAGTTCCGGACAAGATTTGTCAGAGCTCAAAGAGAAGTACGTCCCTGGACATATACCGGAGTTGGGTGACGATCTAAGACGACGCTACAACCCCATCGTGATGCGCATCCGGACCATGAAAAAACTGGTCATCGCAGCGGTTAATGGCGTTGCCGCCGGCGCTGGCTGCAGCCTTGCCCTTGCTTGTGATTTACGAATTGCCTCCGAAAAGGCGAGTTTCATTGAAGTGTTTGTGAATGTCGGGCTGATTCCAGACTCAGCAAGTACATTTATATTGCCCCGGCTTATTGGTCTCGGTCGTGCCATGGAACTCTGTTGCACCGGCCGTAAAGTGACTGCTGAAGAGGCGATGGCTATTGGCTTGATTAATAAGCTTGTACCAAGCGACGCATTAGCAACCGAGGCTCAAACCATGGCCGCCCGCCTCGCGGCAATGCCTTCCCAGGCTATTGCCTTGACCAAACGACTGCTCAATGAGGCTCTTGATAATGACCTACCCACACAGCTTGAGGCAGAAGCTTTTGCGCAAGAAACTGCGGGAAAAACCAGTGATCACTTTGAGGGTGTGACAGCATTCCTAGAGAAACGAACTCCTAAATTTAATGGCTCATAG